The Bacillota bacterium genome contains a region encoding:
- a CDS encoding ABC transporter substrate-binding protein, protein MNINRKVLALVLAISLAAGSVAGCAGPRGTGADSTGALKNELVLAISREPRGGFDPTTGWGRRGQPIFHSTLLARDNDLNVVNDLATGYEVSSDGLTWTVTIREDAKFSDGHPVTAADVAYTFDSAAKSGGVVDLTVLESAEAVDDKTVVFKLKEPQSLFLSPLIATGIVPKHAHGPGYAQNPIVGSGPYKFVQWDKGQQLIVEANPLYYGPKPYFQKLTFLFLEEDAAFAAAKAGQVDVVYVPHSLAIRGVPGMRLLAVDSVDNRGIGFPSVPSGRKTADGHPVGNDVTADVAIRKAVNVAVDRRALVDGVLEGFGSPAYTACDHLPWWNPETVIKDADPEEAKRLLAEGGWQDRNGDGVLEKGALQARFTLLHPAGDATRQALALAVADMVKPLGIDIRVEGKSWDDIKRMMHANAVLFGWGSHDPLETYNLYSSKTAGVGWFNAGFYSNPVVDGYMEKALAATDENTANKYWKKAQWDGTTGWSARGDAPWAWLVNLDHCYFVREDLDTGRQRIQPHGHGWPFLANIAEWTWKK, encoded by the coding sequence ATGAACATAAACCGAAAAGTGCTTGCCTTGGTGCTGGCTATCTCTTTGGCGGCGGGCTCGGTTGCCGGTTGTGCGGGGCCGAGGGGCACGGGGGCCGATTCGACGGGGGCGCTGAAAAACGAACTGGTGCTGGCCATCAGCCGCGAGCCCCGTGGCGGCTTTGACCCCACCACCGGATGGGGCCGGCGCGGGCAGCCGATTTTTCACAGCACGCTGCTCGCGCGCGATAACGACCTCAACGTAGTCAACGACCTGGCCACCGGGTATGAAGTAAGCAGCGACGGCCTGACCTGGACGGTCACCATCCGTGAGGACGCGAAGTTCTCGGACGGTCATCCGGTGACGGCCGCAGATGTCGCGTATACTTTCGACTCGGCCGCGAAAAGCGGCGGGGTTGTTGACCTCACCGTCCTGGAAAGCGCCGAGGCCGTCGACGACAAGACCGTTGTGTTCAAGCTAAAGGAACCGCAGTCGCTGTTCTTAAGCCCGCTGATCGCCACCGGAATCGTGCCGAAACACGCTCACGGGCCCGGTTACGCCCAAAATCCGATCGTCGGCTCCGGTCCCTACAAATTCGTGCAGTGGGACAAGGGACAGCAATTGATCGTCGAGGCTAACCCCTTGTATTACGGACCCAAGCCATATTTCCAGAAGCTTACTTTTCTGTTTTTGGAAGAGGATGCGGCCTTTGCCGCGGCCAAAGCCGGGCAGGTTGACGTTGTGTACGTGCCCCACAGTCTCGCCATACGTGGAGTTCCCGGAATGCGCCTCCTGGCCGTGGATAGTGTGGACAACCGCGGCATCGGGTTCCCGTCGGTACCGTCCGGGCGTAAGACTGCGGACGGACATCCGGTTGGAAACGATGTGACGGCCGACGTCGCCATCCGCAAAGCCGTCAACGTGGCTGTCGACCGGCGGGCGCTTGTCGACGGTGTGCTGGAAGGTTTCGGGAGTCCGGCCTACACCGCGTGCGACCACCTGCCCTGGTGGAACCCGGAAACGGTGATCAAGGATGCCGACCCCGAAGAGGCGAAACGGCTGCTGGCCGAAGGAGGCTGGCAAGACCGCAACGGTGACGGTGTTCTGGAGAAAGGCGCCCTTCAGGCCAGGTTCACGCTGCTCCATCCGGCCGGCGACGCCACCCGCCAGGCATTGGCCCTTGCGGTCGCGGACATGGTCAAGCCGTTGGGGATTGACATCAGGGTCGAGGGAAAGAGCTGGGACGACATCAAGAGGATGATGCACGCCAATGCGGTGCTTTTCGGCTGGGGCAGTCACGATCCGCTGGAGACGTACAACCTTTACAGCAGTAAAACAGCCGGAGTCGGGTGGTTCAACGCCGGCTTTTACAGCAACCCGGTGGTGGACGGTTACATGGAAAAGGCGCTGGCCGCAACCGACGAGAACACGGCGAACAAATACTGGAAGAAGGCCCAGTGGGACGGCACGACGGGTTGGAGCGCCAGGGGCGACGCGCCGTGGGCCTGGTTGGTGAACCTTGATCACTGCTACTTCGTCAGAGAGGACCTTGACACCGGCCGGCAGCGAATCCAACCGCACGGGCACGGCTGGCCGTTTCTGGCGAACATTGCCGAGTGGACCTGGAAGAAATAG
- a CDS encoding ABC transporter permease, with protein sequence MSSADAAAVKHSRAGRLPGLNRRQRTLVVIVLSAALLLGVVAGGVLRGDEMLGTNLDQRNLAPSLAHPFGTDWLGRDMLTRTLQGLTLSLVVGVLASAVSVLIAVTLGMAAATLGRIVDGAVTWLVDLFLSKPHLLVLILIALAFGGGATGVILAVALTHWPSLTRVIRAEVLQLRTAEFVQVSRRLGRSRWWIARRHLLPHVAPQILVGFVLLFPHAILHEAGITFLGFGFSPQQPAVGVILSEAMRYLQAGCWWLALFPGLALLIMVRAFHILGDNLRALADPRTAHE encoded by the coding sequence ATGAGCAGTGCGGATGCCGCGGCCGTCAAGCACTCCCGCGCCGGCCGCCTGCCGGGGCTTAACCGCCGGCAGCGGACGTTGGTGGTCATTGTCCTTTCGGCCGCCTTGTTGCTGGGCGTGGTGGCCGGAGGGGTGCTGCGCGGCGACGAGATGCTCGGCACAAACTTGGACCAGCGGAACCTGGCGCCTTCTCTGGCGCATCCGTTCGGTACGGACTGGCTCGGGCGGGACATGCTGACCCGCACGCTGCAGGGACTCACCTTGAGCCTGGTAGTCGGCGTCCTGGCCTCCGCCGTAAGCGTGCTGATCGCCGTCACCCTCGGGATGGCCGCCGCTACTTTGGGCCGCATCGTCGACGGCGCCGTCACCTGGCTCGTCGATCTATTCTTGAGCAAGCCTCATCTATTAGTGTTGATTCTCATTGCTCTTGCATTCGGCGGCGGGGCCACGGGCGTGATTCTCGCGGTCGCCCTTACCCATTGGCCGAGCCTGACGCGGGTCATCAGAGCCGAAGTGCTGCAACTGCGCACCGCCGAGTTCGTCCAGGTCTCGCGCCGGCTGGGCCGGAGCCGCTGGTGGATCGCCCGGCGACACCTGCTGCCGCACGTGGCGCCGCAGATCCTCGTGGGATTCGTATTGCTGTTTCCACACGCCATCCTGCACGAGGCGGGGATCACGTTCCTGGGTTTCGGGTTTTCACCCCAGCAGCCGGCGGTCGGCGTTATCCTGTCGGAAGCGATGCGGTATCTTCAGGCCGGGTGCTGGTGGTTGGCCCTGTTTCCGGGCCTGGCCCTGCTGATTATGGTGCGCGCCTTCCACATTCTCGGCGACAATCTGCGCGCCCTGGCCGACCCGCGCACCGCGCACGAGTAA
- a CDS encoding ABC transporter permease — MRLEEQTRIARGAHDALVFIAFTARRSFRLGTLLVAVCVFSYWLVSHSPIDPVDAYVDADVMLVGPEQRAAIAAYWGLDDPPLQRFAKWAAAVAHGDLGTSMIFRQPVSEVLLERFTASLTLMGAAWLLSGLLGFALGIIAGARQGTWIDRVILWYCYTLASTPLFWLGLLLLLVFAVWLGWAPVGLGVPVGVLSAEVTWGDRLRHLVLPAVTLSILGVAAVALHTRQKLVEVLASDYVLFARAKGESEPAILWRHGVRNVALPAVTLQFASLSELFGGAVLVEQVFAYPGLGQAVVQAGLRGDVPLLLGAVMFGAVFVFVGNLLADIIYRFVDPRIRLEGSV; from the coding sequence ATGCGGCTCGAAGAGCAAACGCGGATCGCGCGCGGTGCGCACGACGCATTGGTATTCATCGCGTTCACCGCGCGCCGGAGCTTCCGGTTGGGAACGCTGCTGGTGGCGGTGTGCGTCTTTTCCTACTGGCTCGTCAGCCACTCACCGATCGATCCCGTGGACGCCTACGTCGACGCCGACGTGATGCTGGTCGGCCCCGAGCAGCGGGCGGCCATTGCCGCATACTGGGGCCTGGACGACCCGCCGCTGCAAAGGTTTGCAAAATGGGCGGCGGCGGTTGCTCACGGCGACTTGGGCACCTCGATGATCTTTCGTCAGCCGGTGAGCGAGGTGCTTCTGGAGCGGTTCACCGCTTCACTGACGCTCATGGGAGCGGCCTGGTTGCTCTCCGGGTTGCTGGGGTTCGCCTTGGGCATTATTGCGGGTGCGCGGCAAGGTACCTGGATCGACCGCGTCATCTTGTGGTACTGCTACACCCTGGCCTCGACCCCGCTGTTCTGGTTGGGCCTGTTGCTGTTGCTCGTTTTTGCGGTGTGGCTCGGCTGGGCCCCGGTGGGACTCGGGGTTCCCGTGGGCGTTTTGTCCGCGGAAGTGACGTGGGGCGACCGGCTGCGGCACCTGGTTTTGCCCGCGGTGACCCTGAGCATCCTGGGCGTGGCGGCCGTGGCCTTGCACACAAGACAAAAACTCGTAGAGGTGCTGGCCAGCGACTACGTGTTGTTCGCCAGGGCCAAGGGCGAGTCCGAACCGGCCATTCTGTGGCGGCACGGCGTCCGTAACGTGGCCCTGCCGGCCGTCACCCTGCAGTTTGCGAGTTTGAGCGAGTTGTTCGGCGGGGCCGTCCTTGTCGAGCAGGTGTTCGCCTACCCCGGTCTCGGGCAGGCCGTCGTCCAGGCGGGCTTGCGCGGGGACGTGCCGCTTTTGCTGGGCGCGGTCATGTTCGGCGCGGTGTTCGTGTTCGTGGGGAACCTGCTGGCGGACATCATCTACCGCTTCGTCGACCCCCGGATACGACTGGAGGGTTCGGTATGA